Proteins from one Flavobacterium sp. N2038 genomic window:
- a CDS encoding prolyl oligopeptidase family serine peptidase: MKKTFLLMAITTAGISFGQNKIQYPETKKGETVDVYFDTKVSDPYRWLEDDKSDETGAWVKAENKVTYGYLDQIPFREELKKRMEKLWNYEKIGAPHTEGKFTYYSKNNGLQNQSVVYRKDKSGKEEVFLDPNTFSKDGTTSLGGLDFCKDGSKAAYSISEGGSDWRKVILIDVVSKKVLEDTLVDIKFSGVSWHGNEGFYYSSYDKPKGSELSAKTDQHKLYFHKLGTSQKEDKVIFGADQKRRYVGGYVTEDSHYLVITAANSTYGNELYIKDLTKPNSPIVTIVDNFNSSNSIIETEGTKLFIETDFNAPNGRVVSVDANNPKPENWKDFIAETQNILSPSTGAGYFFANYTKDAVSFVQQYDYNGKLVREIKLPAVGTAGGFAGKKAEKILYYSFANYTTPGSIYSLEPKSGKSEVYQKPKVDFKSEDYESKQVFYTSKDGTKIPMIITYKKGTKLDGKNPTILYGYGGFNISLTPTFSIANAVWMENGGVYAVANLRGGGEYGKKWHDAGTKLQKQNVFDDFIAAAEYLIAQKYTSSDYLAIRGGSNGGLLVGATMTQRPDLMKVALPAVGVMDMLRYHTFTAGAGWAYDYGTAQDNKEMFEYLKGYSPVQNVKKGAHYPATMVTTGDHDDRVVPAHSFKFAAELQDKQTGENPVLIRIDVKAGHGAGKSVAATIQENVDIQAFTLYNMGYKALPSK; the protein is encoded by the coding sequence ATGAAAAAAACATTTTTATTAATGGCCATTACAACTGCAGGAATTTCATTTGGACAAAATAAAATTCAATATCCGGAAACCAAAAAAGGGGAAACTGTCGATGTGTATTTTGATACTAAAGTAAGCGATCCTTACCGCTGGCTGGAAGATGATAAATCTGATGAAACAGGAGCCTGGGTTAAAGCCGAAAACAAAGTAACATATGGTTATTTAGATCAAATTCCGTTTCGCGAAGAACTTAAAAAGCGAATGGAAAAGCTTTGGAATTATGAAAAAATTGGGGCTCCACATACAGAAGGAAAGTTCACTTATTATTCTAAAAATAACGGACTTCAGAATCAATCTGTTGTTTACCGAAAAGATAAAAGCGGCAAAGAGGAAGTTTTTCTTGACCCAAATACATTTTCTAAAGACGGAACAACCTCTCTTGGTGGTTTAGATTTCTGCAAAGATGGCAGCAAAGCAGCTTACTCTATTTCTGAAGGAGGAAGTGACTGGAGAAAAGTGATTCTTATTGATGTTGTCTCTAAGAAAGTTTTAGAAGACACTTTGGTTGATATCAAATTCAGTGGCGTTTCATGGCACGGAAATGAAGGTTTTTACTATTCTAGTTACGATAAACCAAAAGGAAGCGAATTATCTGCAAAGACAGATCAGCACAAATTATATTTTCATAAGTTAGGAACTTCTCAAAAAGAAGATAAAGTTATTTTTGGTGCCGATCAGAAGAGAAGATATGTTGGCGGCTATGTTACCGAAGACAGTCATTATTTAGTAATTACAGCAGCCAATTCTACTTACGGAAACGAATTGTACATTAAAGATCTAACTAAACCAAATAGTCCAATTGTTACCATCGTAGACAACTTTAACAGTTCAAATTCAATTATTGAAACCGAAGGAACAAAATTATTTATCGAAACTGATTTTAATGCCCCAAACGGACGTGTTGTTTCTGTTGACGCAAACAATCCTAAACCTGAAAACTGGAAAGATTTTATTGCTGAAACACAAAATATTTTATCTCCTTCTACCGGTGCCGGCTATTTCTTTGCCAATTATACCAAAGATGCTGTTTCGTTTGTTCAGCAATATGATTACAACGGAAAATTAGTTCGAGAAATCAAACTTCCTGCTGTTGGTACTGCAGGTGGGTTTGCCGGGAAAAAAGCCGAAAAGATTCTATACTACAGCTTTGCAAATTATACAACTCCGGGAAGCATTTACTCTCTTGAGCCAAAATCAGGTAAATCTGAAGTGTACCAAAAACCAAAAGTTGATTTCAAAAGTGAGGATTATGAGTCTAAACAAGTATTCTACACCTCAAAAGATGGTACTAAAATCCCGATGATTATTACCTATAAAAAAGGAACAAAATTAGACGGTAAAAATCCAACTATACTTTATGGTTATGGCGGATTCAATATTAGTTTAACACCAACTTTCAGTATTGCAAATGCGGTTTGGATGGAAAACGGAGGTGTTTATGCGGTTGCCAATTTGAGAGGTGGCGGTGAATACGGAAAAAAATGGCATGATGCAGGAACTAAACTTCAAAAACAAAATGTATTTGATGATTTTATCGCTGCAGCGGAATATTTAATTGCACAAAAATATACGTCTTCTGATTACCTGGCTATTCGTGGAGGATCTAACGGAGGATTATTAGTTGGTGCAACAATGACACAACGCCCTGATTTAATGAAAGTAGCTTTGCCTGCTGTTGGTGTTATGGACATGCTTCGTTACCACACTTTTACTGCTGGTGCAGGATGGGCATACGATTACGGAACAGCTCAGGACAACAAAGAAATGTTTGAATATTTAAAAGGATATTCTCCAGTTCAAAATGTGAAAAAAGGAGCTCATTATCCTGCAACTATGGTTACAACCGGAGATCATGATGATCGTGTTGTTCCGGCTCACAGTTTTAAATTTGCTGCCGAATTGCAAGATAAACAAACGGGAGAAAACCCTGTTTTAATTAGAATTGATGTTAAAGCCGGTCATGGCGCAGGAAAATCTGTTGCTGCTACAATTCAGGAAAATGTAGACATTCAGGCATTCACACTTTATAATATGGGTTATAAAGCTTTGCCTAGTAAGTAA
- a CDS encoding Gfo/Idh/MocA family protein: MKIIKWGIIGCGNVTEVKSGPAFQKAPNSALVAVMRRDAALAEDYAKRHNVPKWYSDAQDLINDPEVDAVYIATPPSSHKEYTILCAKAGKPVYVEKPMALTFEECNEMISACKEHNVPLFVAYYRRSLPRFLKIKEIIDQGKLGNIRHVNCVLYHPFEERYDDEINLPWTVLPHISGGGIFVDLACHTLDFLDFVLGPIKSVRGHASSQLLAYPAEDSVSMSFLFENGIHGSGLWNFASFERYDNTEIVGDKGKISFSTFGNDPIHIQYTNGEKESITIENPLHIQQPCIEAIVTELLSNGISPSKGTSGARTTWVIDQVLKEFREASK, encoded by the coding sequence ATGAAAATTATAAAATGGGGAATTATAGGCTGTGGCAACGTAACCGAAGTTAAAAGCGGACCAGCATTTCAGAAAGCTCCCAATTCTGCTTTGGTTGCCGTAATGCGACGTGATGCAGCACTTGCCGAAGATTACGCCAAACGCCATAATGTTCCCAAATGGTATTCGGACGCACAGGATTTGATAAATGATCCTGAGGTTGATGCCGTATATATTGCGACTCCGCCTTCTTCCCATAAAGAATACACTATTTTATGCGCCAAAGCAGGAAAACCTGTGTACGTAGAAAAACCTATGGCCTTGACTTTTGAAGAATGCAACGAAATGATTAGCGCATGTAAAGAGCACAATGTGCCGCTATTTGTAGCATATTACAGAAGAAGTTTGCCAAGATTTTTAAAGATTAAAGAAATAATTGATCAGGGAAAATTAGGAAACATCAGACATGTAAATTGTGTTTTATACCATCCTTTTGAAGAACGTTACGATGACGAAATCAATCTTCCGTGGACTGTTTTGCCACATATTTCAGGAGGAGGAATATTTGTTGATCTGGCCTGCCATACTTTAGATTTTCTGGATTTTGTTTTAGGACCGATTAAATCTGTTCGAGGACATGCAAGTTCTCAGCTTCTGGCCTATCCGGCGGAAGATTCGGTTTCAATGTCCTTTTTATTTGAAAATGGAATTCACGGTTCAGGCCTATGGAATTTTGCCAGTTTTGAGCGTTATGATAATACCGAAATTGTGGGCGATAAAGGAAAAATTTCTTTTTCAACATTTGGAAATGACCCGATACATATTCAGTATACCAATGGAGAAAAGGAAAGCATTACGATAGAAAATCCGCTTCATATCCAACAACCATGTATTGAAGCTATTGTTACTGAACTTTTGAGCAATGGAATTTCTCCATCAAAAGGAACTTCCGGAGCCAGAACAACCTGGGTTATTGATCAGGTTTTGAAGGAATTTAGAGAAGCTTCAAAATAA
- a CDS encoding porin family protein → MKKNLFLLGLLVCSMATMAQTEKADKPESWYFKLGGSYFNQTASTEFPTVGGHDAMNRTYVGGKLVSEKSITGSFGQGFRTGITAGYRFSTRLGVELGANYYSSNTKTMAQTTTDVPYIPASGTYNFKSVGEITAFDIAPSLVMFLGESHGFEPYTKVGVLVPIHGDLEITTDAVAPVGVNPGTGAPVFGNVHSVDKVKPNPTLGFSAALGTSYKLGKHISAFAELEYRNFTVHGKTKETTDFTVNGNDALATRSTAQIHTNYRDGIDVNSNNAATNPNGVNKDKPMDELSSYVGISGLGLTLGLKYSL, encoded by the coding sequence ATGAAAAAGAACCTATTTTTATTAGGATTATTAGTTTGCTCTATGGCCACAATGGCGCAAACAGAAAAAGCAGATAAACCAGAAAGCTGGTATTTTAAATTAGGTGGATCTTATTTCAACCAAACTGCTTCAACTGAGTTTCCAACTGTTGGAGGACATGATGCAATGAACAGAACTTATGTTGGAGGTAAACTAGTTTCTGAAAAAAGTATAACAGGTTCTTTTGGACAAGGATTTAGAACTGGAATTACAGCTGGTTACCGTTTTTCTACTCGTTTAGGAGTTGAATTAGGAGCAAATTACTACTCTAGTAATACTAAAACTATGGCGCAAACAACAACAGATGTACCTTACATTCCAGCATCAGGAACTTATAACTTTAAATCAGTTGGTGAAATCACTGCTTTTGATATCGCTCCATCGCTTGTTATGTTTTTAGGAGAATCTCATGGTTTTGAACCTTATACTAAAGTTGGTGTTTTAGTTCCAATTCACGGAGATTTAGAAATCACTACAGATGCAGTTGCACCAGTAGGAGTTAATCCAGGTACAGGAGCTCCGGTTTTTGGAAATGTTCATAGTGTTGATAAAGTAAAGCCTAATCCAACTTTAGGATTTTCTGCTGCTTTAGGTACATCTTATAAATTAGGAAAACACATTTCTGCTTTTGCTGAATTAGAATACCGTAACTTCACAGTACACGGAAAAACTAAAGAAACTACTGACTTTACAGTTAATGGTAATGATGCTTTAGCTACCAGATCAACTGCTCAAATTCACACAAATTATAGAGATGGTATAGATGTTAATTCAAATAACGCTGCTACAAATCCTAATGGTGTAAATAAAGATAAACCAATGGACGAATTAAGTTCTTATGTTGGAATTTCTGGTTTAGGATTAACTTTAGGTCTTAAGTACAGCCTATAA
- the dnaE gene encoding DNA polymerase III subunit alpha, with translation MYLIFDTETTGLPKRWDAPITDSDNWPRCIQIAWQLHDEMGQLIEHQDYLVKPEGFNIPYDAERIHGISTELAEADGITLAEVLEKFNIALSKTKFIVGQNLGFDVNIMGAEFHRMGVESQMSSMPVLDTCTEVTASLLQLPGGRGGKFKLPTLTELHSYLFDKPFAEAHNATADVEATTRCFLELVRREVFTKEELDVPKEYFKEFQGRNPEPFKLIGLKHINLKAASDKIREQLKALAGEGQQNVVSEEDKADFKAAKFAHLHNHTQFSVLQSTIGIGNIVAAAAKNGMPAVAMTDTGNMMGAFHFVSAVMNHNKAASGKNKALVEAGEEPTETEVKPIVGCEFNICENHLDKSKKDNGYQVVLMAKNKAGYHNLAKMASIAYTEGFYYVPRIDKNIVEKYKGDIMVLSGNLYGEIPSKILNIGENQAEEALVWWKEQFGEDFYLEVMRHNQEDENRVNKTLIEFAQKHNVKLIATNNTYYLNKEDANAHDILLCVKDGEKQATPIGRGRGYRYGLPNQEYYFKSEAEMKKLFADLPEAIINIQEIIDKVEGYSLYRDVLLPKFDIPEEFVDPEDEKDNGVRGENAYLRDLTMRGAERRYGVITESIQERLDFELLTISNSGYPGYFLIVQDFIAEARKMDVSVGPGRGSAAGSAVAYCLGITNIDPIKYDLLFERFLNPDRVSMPDIDIDFDDEGRGRVMDYVINKYGQKQVAQIITYGKMATKSAIRDTARVLDLPLFEADRIAKLIPGMMPSKWNLARFISESEEEVKKALRSDEFDNVKELIAIANEDDLAGETIQQAKILEGSMRNTGIHACGVIITPSDITNYVPVTTAKDSDLYVTQFDNSVAESAGLLKMDFLGLKTLTLIKDTVKLVKYRTNIDLDPDTFPIDDEETYALFQRGETVGIFQYESPGMQKYMKDLKPTVFGDLIAMNALYRPGPLEYIPSFVRRKNGDEEIKYDLDACAEYLSETYGITVYQEQVMLLSQSLAGFTKGEADVLRKAMGKKQKDVLDKMKPKFVEQAAAKGHDAKVLEKIWKDWEAFASYAFNKSHSTCYAWIAYQTAYLKAHYPAEYMAAVLSNNMNDIKQVSFFMEECKRMGLQVLGPDVNESYYKFTVNDDYAVRFGMGAIKGVGSGAVETIVENRKDGRYKSIFDLAQRIDLRAANKKAIENLVLAGGFDSFEGTTRAQYFHDDGDGITFYEKAIRYGSKFQENENSSQVSLFGEASEVQIAEPIIPACEDWSTMEKLAKEKEVVGIYISGHPLDDFRFEMKYFCNARLEALKSMNEYVGKNLHFAGIINNVQHRVAKNGKGWAAFNLEGYDESYEFKIFGEEYLKFRHFLIQNNFAFLKIMIKDGWVNHDTGKKTDPRMQFVEIRQLQDILEAFAKKLIVLLNIKDLHPEFIHKLSHLFAENKGENSVTFEIMELEKIKRLVEVETPTDFEAEDAVFDGENEDSAMEDTKIQEVNEVEEIKVVTKLTMPSRRLKVRISAELLQELEKMQINFKLN, from the coding sequence ATGTATTTAATATTCGATACCGAAACAACCGGATTACCAAAACGTTGGGATGCACCAATTACAGATTCTGATAACTGGCCTCGCTGTATTCAGATTGCATGGCAGCTTCATGACGAAATGGGGCAGCTTATAGAGCATCAGGATTATTTGGTAAAACCAGAGGGATTTAATATTCCGTATGATGCAGAACGTATTCACGGAATTTCGACAGAATTGGCTGAAGCCGACGGAATTACGCTGGCTGAAGTTCTGGAAAAATTTAATATTGCATTAAGTAAAACCAAATTTATTGTAGGTCAGAATCTAGGTTTCGACGTTAATATTATGGGGGCCGAGTTTCATAGAATGGGAGTGGAGTCTCAGATGAGTTCGATGCCTGTTTTGGATACCTGTACAGAAGTTACGGCTTCGTTATTACAGCTTCCCGGAGGTCGTGGAGGGAAATTCAAACTTCCAACATTAACAGAATTACACAGTTATTTATTCGACAAGCCTTTCGCGGAAGCGCACAACGCAACTGCCGACGTTGAGGCAACTACGCGTTGTTTTCTTGAATTGGTTAGAAGAGAGGTTTTTACCAAAGAAGAACTGGACGTTCCTAAGGAATATTTCAAAGAATTTCAAGGAAGAAATCCGGAACCGTTTAAGCTTATTGGTTTAAAACACATCAATTTAAAAGCAGCTTCGGATAAAATCAGAGAGCAGCTTAAAGCTTTAGCTGGAGAAGGACAGCAAAATGTTGTTTCAGAAGAAGATAAAGCTGATTTTAAAGCAGCAAAATTTGCGCATTTACACAATCATACACAGTTTTCGGTTCTTCAATCGACTATCGGAATTGGAAATATAGTTGCCGCTGCCGCTAAAAACGGAATGCCAGCCGTTGCCATGACCGATACCGGAAACATGATGGGAGCTTTCCATTTTGTGAGCGCCGTTATGAACCACAATAAAGCGGCTTCTGGAAAAAATAAAGCTTTGGTTGAAGCTGGGGAAGAACCAACTGAAACCGAAGTAAAACCAATTGTTGGCTGTGAATTTAACATCTGTGAAAATCACTTAGATAAAAGCAAAAAAGACAACGGTTATCAGGTTGTTTTAATGGCCAAAAATAAAGCAGGGTATCATAATTTGGCTAAAATGGCTTCGATTGCGTATACCGAAGGATTTTATTATGTGCCGAGAATTGACAAAAATATCGTCGAAAAATACAAAGGCGATATCATGGTTCTGTCTGGGAATTTATACGGAGAGATTCCGAGTAAAATCCTGAATATTGGTGAAAACCAAGCCGAAGAAGCTCTGGTTTGGTGGAAGGAACAATTTGGCGAAGATTTCTATCTGGAAGTAATGCGCCACAATCAGGAAGATGAAAATCGTGTGAATAAAACTCTGATTGAATTTGCTCAAAAACACAATGTCAAATTAATTGCGACTAATAATACTTATTATTTAAATAAAGAAGATGCCAATGCGCACGATATTTTACTTTGTGTAAAAGACGGTGAAAAACAGGCAACACCTATCGGACGTGGACGTGGTTACCGCTACGGACTTCCGAATCAGGAATACTATTTCAAGTCGGAAGCAGAGATGAAAAAACTCTTTGCCGATTTGCCCGAAGCGATTATTAACATTCAGGAAATTATAGATAAAGTTGAAGGATATTCGCTTTACCGTGATGTATTACTTCCGAAGTTTGATATTCCAGAAGAATTTGTTGATCCGGAAGATGAAAAGGATAATGGTGTTCGCGGTGAAAATGCTTATTTACGAGACCTTACAATGCGAGGAGCTGAAAGAAGATATGGCGTAATAACCGAATCGATTCAGGAACGTTTGGATTTTGAATTATTAACGATTTCGAATTCAGGATATCCGGGTTATTTCTTGATTGTACAGGATTTCATTGCCGAGGCTAGAAAAATGGATGTATCGGTAGGGCCAGGACGTGGATCTGCAGCTGGTTCTGCCGTTGCATATTGTCTCGGAATTACCAATATTGACCCGATTAAATACGACTTACTTTTTGAGCGTTTCCTAAATCCTGACCGTGTATCGATGCCCGATATTGATATTGACTTTGATGACGAGGGTCGTGGACGAGTAATGGATTATGTAATCAATAAATACGGTCAAAAACAGGTGGCTCAGATTATCACGTATGGTAAAATGGCAACCAAATCAGCAATTCGTGATACAGCTCGTGTACTGGATTTACCTCTATTTGAAGCCGATAGAATTGCAAAATTGATTCCGGGAATGATGCCGTCAAAATGGAATTTGGCGCGTTTTATTTCTGAAAGCGAAGAGGAGGTTAAAAAAGCACTTCGTTCTGACGAATTTGATAATGTAAAAGAACTAATCGCGATTGCCAATGAAGATGATTTGGCAGGAGAAACCATTCAGCAGGCAAAAATTCTTGAAGGATCAATGCGAAATACAGGGATTCATGCCTGTGGTGTAATTATTACGCCATCAGACATTACGAATTATGTTCCTGTAACGACTGCAAAAGATTCTGATTTATATGTAACACAGTTTGATAACTCGGTTGCTGAAAGTGCGGGATTGCTAAAAATGGATTTCTTGGGTCTGAAGACCCTTACACTGATAAAAGACACCGTAAAACTGGTAAAATACAGAACAAATATTGATCTGGATCCTGATACTTTCCCAATCGATGATGAAGAAACGTATGCACTTTTCCAAAGAGGTGAAACCGTTGGAATCTTCCAATATGAGTCACCCGGGATGCAGAAATACATGAAAGACCTGAAACCAACGGTTTTTGGAGATTTAATTGCCATGAATGCACTTTATCGTCCGGGACCTTTGGAGTATATTCCGTCTTTCGTTCGAAGAAAAAACGGTGACGAGGAAATCAAATACGACTTAGATGCCTGTGCCGAATATTTGTCTGAAACGTACGGAATTACCGTTTACCAAGAGCAGGTAATGCTTTTGTCTCAGTCTTTGGCAGGATTTACAAAGGGTGAGGCCGACGTTTTGCGTAAAGCGATGGGTAAGAAACAAAAAGATGTACTGGATAAAATGAAGCCGAAGTTTGTTGAACAAGCGGCTGCAAAAGGTCATGATGCCAAGGTTCTGGAGAAAATCTGGAAAGACTGGGAAGCTTTTGCGAGTTACGCCTTCAATAAATCGCACTCGACTTGTTATGCTTGGATTGCGTATCAGACTGCTTATTTGAAAGCGCATTATCCTGCTGAATATATGGCGGCGGTACTTTCAAATAACATGAACGATATCAAACAGGTTTCGTTCTTTATGGAAGAATGTAAACGTATGGGATTGCAGGTTCTTGGACCAGACGTAAATGAATCTTATTATAAATTTACCGTAAACGATGATTATGCCGTTCGTTTTGGAATGGGGGCAATTAAAGGAGTTGGTTCGGGAGCAGTAGAAACTATTGTGGAAAATAGAAAAGACGGAAGATATAAATCGATTTTTGATTTGGCACAGCGAATTGATTTGCGTGCAGCCAATAAAAAAGCGATTGAAAACTTAGTACTTGCTGGTGGTTTCGACTCTTTTGAAGGAACAACCAGAGCACAATATTTTCATGATGATGGCGACGGAATTACATTTTATGAAAAAGCAATTCGGTATGGATCAAAGTTTCAGGAAAATGAAAATTCATCTCAAGTAAGTTTGTTTGGAGAGGCAAGCGAAGTGCAGATTGCAGAGCCAATTATTCCTGCATGTGAAGATTGGAGTACAATGGAAAAACTGGCAAAAGAAAAAGAAGTTGTCGGAATCTACATTTCTGGGCATCCGCTTGATGATTTTAGGTTTGAGATGAAATACTTCTGCAACGCCCGTTTGGAAGCCTTGAAAAGTATGAATGAATATGTTGGAAAGAATTTACACTTTGCTGGAATTATTAATAACGTTCAGCACCGTGTTGCTAAAAACGGAAAAGGCTGGGCGGCATTCAATTTAGAGGGCTATGATGAAAGTTATGAGTTTAAGATTTTTGGTGAAGAATATTTAAAATTCCGTCACTTCTTAATTCAGAACAATTTTGCCTTCTTAAAAATAATGATAAAAGATGGCTGGGTAAATCATGATACAGGTAAAAAAACCGATCCAAGGATGCAGTTTGTCGAGATTCGCCAATTGCAGGATATTCTGGAAGCTTTCGCTAAAAAGCTAATCGTTTTATTGAATATAAAAGATTTGCATCCGGAGTTCATTCATAAATTGAGTCATTTATTTGCTGAAAACAAAGGAGAGAATTCTGTGACGTTTGAAATCATGGAATTGGAAAAAATAAAACGTTTGGTTGAGGTAGAGACTCCAACAGATTTTGAAGCTGAAGATGCTGTTTTTGATGGTGAAAATGAAGATAGTGCAATGGAAGACACTAAGATTCAGGAGGTAAATGAAGTTGAAGAAATAAAAGTGGTGACCAAATTAACAATGCCAAGTCGTAGATTAAAAGTCAGGATTTCGGCTGAGCTATTACAGGAATTGGAGAAAATGCAGATTAACTTTAAGCTGAATTAA
- the leuC gene encoding 3-isopropylmalate dehydratase large subunit has protein sequence MSKTLFDKVWDSHVVRKIEDGPDVFFIDRHFIHEVTSPVAFLGLKARGVKVLYPERTFATADHNTPTINQHLPVQDALSANQLKALEDNATEYGISHWGLGHQKNGIVHVVGPENGITLPGATIVCGDSHTSTHGAFGAIAFGIGTSEVEMVLSTQCIMQPKPKKMRINVNGQLSKGVGPKDVALYIIAQLTTSGGTGYFVEYAGDVFENMTMEGRMTVCNLSIEMGARGGMIAPDQTTFDFLEGRLYAPKGEAWTKAIEYWKTLKTDADAVFDAELNIKASDIEPMITYGTNPGMGIGITKHIPSAKEVEGGEETYKKSLAYMGFHEDDVMIGKQIDYVFLGSCTNGRIEDFRAFAEIVKGRKKADNVTAWLVPGSHVVEAQIKEEGILDILTEAGFVLRQPGCSACLAMNDDKVPAGKYAVSTSNRNFEGRQGPGSRTLLASPIMAAAAAVTGKLTDPRELF, from the coding sequence ATGAGTAAGACATTATTTGACAAAGTATGGGATTCACATGTTGTGCGTAAAATTGAAGATGGACCAGATGTGTTTTTTATTGATCGCCATTTCATTCATGAAGTTACGAGTCCTGTTGCTTTTTTAGGATTAAAAGCCCGAGGCGTTAAGGTTTTATACCCTGAGCGTACTTTTGCAACTGCAGATCACAATACCCCAACTATAAACCAACATTTACCAGTTCAGGATGCTTTATCGGCAAACCAGCTTAAAGCTCTTGAGGACAATGCAACTGAATACGGAATTTCGCACTGGGGATTAGGTCATCAAAAAAATGGAATTGTACACGTAGTAGGTCCTGAAAACGGAATTACTTTACCAGGCGCTACAATTGTATGTGGTGATTCGCATACGTCTACTCACGGTGCTTTTGGAGCAATTGCTTTTGGTATCGGAACTTCTGAGGTTGAAATGGTGCTTTCTACACAATGTATCATGCAGCCTAAACCAAAGAAAATGCGTATTAACGTAAATGGTCAATTAAGCAAAGGTGTTGGTCCAAAAGACGTCGCACTTTATATTATTGCTCAGTTAACTACTTCTGGAGGAACAGGTTATTTTGTTGAATATGCCGGTGATGTTTTCGAAAACATGACTATGGAAGGACGTATGACAGTTTGTAATTTAAGTATCGAAATGGGTGCGCGTGGAGGAATGATCGCTCCTGACCAAACTACTTTCGATTTCCTTGAAGGAAGATTATACGCTCCAAAAGGAGAAGCCTGGACAAAAGCTATTGAATACTGGAAAACGCTAAAAACGGATGCTGATGCTGTTTTTGATGCTGAATTAAACATCAAAGCTTCAGACATTGAACCAATGATTACTTATGGTACTAACCCAGGAATGGGAATTGGTATTACAAAACATATCCCAAGTGCAAAAGAAGTTGAAGGTGGTGAGGAAACTTACAAAAAATCTTTGGCTTACATGGGCTTCCACGAAGACGACGTAATGATTGGAAAACAAATCGATTATGTTTTCTTGGGAAGTTGTACAAACGGACGTATTGAAGATTTTAGAGCTTTCGCCGAAATTGTAAAAGGAAGAAAAAAAGCAGATAATGTTACCGCTTGGTTAGTTCCGGGTTCTCACGTTGTTGAAGCTCAGATTAAAGAAGAAGGCATCTTGGATATTTTAACTGAAGCTGGTTTCGTATTACGTCAGCCGGGTTGTTCTGCTTGTTTAGCTATGAACGATGATAAAGTCCCTGCTGGAAAATACGCAGTAAGTACTTCAAACAGAAACTTTGAAGGTCGTCAGGGCCCTGGTTCAAGAACGCTTTTAGCAAGTCCAATTATGGCTGCGGCTGCGGCTGTTACCGGAAAACTAACAGATCCTAGAGAATTATTCTAA
- the leuD gene encoding 3-isopropylmalate dehydratase small subunit, with product MAYDKFNILTSSAVPLPIENVDTDQIIPARFLKATKREGFGDNLFRDWRYNGDDTPKADFVLNNSTYSGKILVGGKNFGSGSSREHAAWAVYDYGFRAVVSSFFADIFKGNCLNIGVLPVQVSPEFADTIFKAIEADPKTELEINLPEQTITLLSTGQQESFAINGYKKNNMINGFDDIDYLQNIKEDIVAFADKLPY from the coding sequence ATGGCATACGATAAATTTAATATACTTACCAGCAGTGCAGTGCCACTGCCAATCGAGAACGTCGATACAGATCAAATCATTCCGGCTCGTTTCTTAAAAGCTACAAAACGTGAAGGTTTTGGAGACAATCTTTTTAGAGATTGGAGATACAATGGAGACGATACTCCAAAAGCAGATTTCGTTTTAAACAATTCGACTTACTCTGGAAAAATCCTTGTTGGAGGAAAAAACTTTGGTTCAGGATCTTCAAGAGAGCATGCAGCATGGGCGGTTTATGATTACGGATTCCGCGCCGTAGTTTCTAGTTTCTTTGCAGATATCTTCAAAGGAAACTGTTTAAATATTGGAGTTTTACCAGTTCAGGTAAGTCCTGAATTTGCTGATACTATTTTCAAGGCAATTGAAGCTGATCCAAAAACAGAATTAGAAATCAATTTGCCAGAACAAACGATTACTTTATTGTCTACCGGACAGCAAGAATCCTTTGCCATTAATGGATACAAAAAGAACAATATGATTAATGGCTTTGATGACATTGATTATTTACAAAATATTAAAGAAGATATTGTGGCTTTTGCCGATAAGCTTCCTTACTAA